From the Desulfobacterales bacterium genome, one window contains:
- a CDS encoding MFS transporter — MNRQHKKIFGTLFFSIFATVTGVGIVVPLLPVYAHGIGAGGLYIGLIFGSFSLSRTFFMPYFGRLSDKNGRKPHIVAGLLAYALISIAFIFSTDIETLIVIRFFQGIASAMIMPIAQAYIGDITPPGREGFSMGLFNMSVFCGLSIGPLAGGMISDYFSLSTAFAAMGILALIGFFLSLFLLPPTQSEAVIRDSKKPSDWKQLLKDRDIAGFFLFRLAYTTCIGIIWGFLPVFADVEFSLSSSSIGILVMLGVFVNGLIHTPMGFLADKINRRLLVLAGGLVTGFAILSFEWAGGFGDLFLASVLFGIGGGVSMPALMALAVSKGSHTNAMGSVMALLTMAHSLGMLAGSLIGGLMMDIFSLRLAFCFGSAAMAVGTVLFMIFTVPGKLPNRR, encoded by the coding sequence ATGAACCGACAGCACAAGAAAATATTCGGGACCCTTTTTTTTTCGATTTTCGCGACGGTTACCGGCGTGGGTATCGTGGTGCCGCTTCTGCCGGTCTATGCCCATGGGATAGGCGCCGGCGGTCTCTATATCGGCCTGATTTTTGGGTCGTTTTCACTTTCCAGAACTTTTTTTATGCCGTATTTCGGCCGGTTGTCTGACAAAAACGGCCGAAAGCCCCATATCGTTGCCGGCCTGCTGGCCTATGCCCTGATATCCATCGCCTTTATTTTCTCAACTGACATCGAAACGCTCATCGTCATTCGATTTTTTCAGGGTATCGCATCGGCCATGATCATGCCCATCGCCCAGGCCTATATCGGCGATATTACCCCGCCCGGACGGGAAGGCTTTAGCATGGGGCTGTTCAACATGTCTGTCTTCTGCGGCCTCAGCATCGGTCCCCTGGCCGGTGGAATGATCAGCGACTATTTCAGCCTTTCCACTGCTTTTGCCGCTATGGGGATTCTGGCGCTGATCGGTTTTTTTCTAAGCCTGTTTCTGCTGCCCCCCACTCAGTCCGAAGCGGTTATCCGCGACAGCAAAAAACCTTCGGACTGGAAACAGCTATTAAAGGACCGCGATATTGCCGGTTTTTTTTTGTTCCGGCTGGCATACACAACCTGCATCGGCATCATCTGGGGATTTCTGCCCGTTTTCGCGGACGTTGAATTTTCACTCTCCAGTTCATCCATCGGCATCCTGGTGATGCTGGGGGTCTTTGTCAACGGACTCATCCATACCCCCATGGGATTTCTGGCCGACAAAATCAACCGAAGACTGCTGGTCCTGGCCGGGGGGCTGGTTACCGGATTTGCCATATTATCTTTTGAATGGGCCGGCGGCTTCGGGGATCTTTTTCTGGCCAGCGTTTTATTCGGAATCGGCGGTGGTGTTTCCATGCCGGCCCTGATGGCCCTGGCAGTCTCTAAAGGCAGCCATACCAACGCCATGGGCTCCGTAATGGCCCTTTTAACCATGGCGCACAGCCTGGGAATGCTGGCCGGGTCATTGATAGGCGGCTTGATGATGGATATCTTCAGCCTGCGCCTGGCTTTCTGCTTTGGATCGGCAGCCATGGCTGTCGGAACCGTTCTTTTCATGATCTTCACCGTACCCGGTAAATTGCCAAATAGGAGGTAA
- a CDS encoding efflux RND transporter periplasmic adaptor subunit: protein MLLKRIIPFVFLSALFLTYSCSDKIEPGTTASKATQTIQARVAIAEMTTQPYLYEAVGTVAARISSTVSAKLMGTVTAVYTREGDEIKQGAVLAVIDDRQVSAQLRQAQAGLAEARQAESAALSARDAALAGVVLARATHNRYLRLIQDESVSRQEFDEVEARRHQAEAAFKQADAMVEAVRQRIQQAEAAVTAVEVSKKDAKILAPFNGIVTAKLVEVGDLAAPGKPLFILEKKGGIRVDVVIPEAHIEAIKPNQKLKVTLPALQSQVITGTVQTIVPGADPQSRSFIVKVDLPAGTAIPSGLFARITVPLGDSPLLLIPASAVVAQGQLTGVYLVDAEGIARFRLIRTGRKFDDSAEVLSGLPEGSRYVVAPPPALVDGARVEVGS, encoded by the coding sequence ATGCTTTTGAAACGAATTATTCCCTTTGTCTTTTTGTCCGCTTTGTTCCTGACATACAGCTGCAGCGACAAAATTGAACCCGGCACCACCGCCTCGAAAGCCACCCAGACCATCCAGGCCCGGGTGGCAATCGCTGAAATGACAACCCAGCCCTATCTATACGAAGCCGTGGGAACCGTTGCCGCCCGGATATCCAGCACAGTCTCCGCAAAACTGATGGGTACGGTCACGGCTGTTTATACCCGCGAAGGGGATGAAATCAAACAGGGCGCCGTTCTGGCGGTAATCGACGACCGCCAGGTAAGCGCCCAGCTGCGCCAGGCCCAGGCCGGCCTGGCGGAAGCCCGCCAGGCCGAATCAGCAGCGCTCTCGGCCCGTGATGCCGCCCTTGCCGGCGTCGTCCTGGCCCGGGCCACCCATAACCGCTATCTGCGACTCATTCAAGACGAGTCAGTCAGCCGCCAGGAATTTGATGAGGTTGAAGCGCGCCGGCACCAGGCCGAAGCCGCTTTTAAACAAGCCGACGCCATGGTGGAGGCGGTGCGCCAGCGGATTCAGCAGGCCGAAGCTGCGGTGACGGCTGTTGAAGTTTCAAAAAAAGACGCCAAAATACTGGCCCCCTTCAACGGAATTGTTACGGCCAAGTTGGTGGAGGTGGGTGATCTGGCGGCGCCGGGAAAGCCCCTTTTCATCCTTGAAAAAAAAGGGGGCATTCGCGTGGATGTCGTCATCCCGGAAGCCCATATCGAAGCCATCAAGCCCAATCAGAAATTAAAAGTGACCCTTCCCGCGCTACAGTCCCAAGTGATAACGGGAACCGTTCAAACCATCGTGCCTGGCGCGGATCCGCAAAGCCGTTCTTTTATCGTAAAGGTTGATCTCCCAGCCGGCACCGCCATCCCGTCCGGCCTGTTTGCCCGGATTACGGTCCCCCTGGGGGACAGCCCCCTGCTGCTCATCCCGGCTTCAGCGGTGGTCGCTCAGGGCCAGCTCACCGGCGTTTATCTGGTGGACGCGGAAGGGATCGCCCGTTTTCGACTGATCCGCACCGGCCGCAAATTCGACGACTCGGCTGAAGTGCTTTCCGGCTTGCCGGAGGGGAGTCGCTATGTGGTGGCGCCGCCGCCGGCGCTTGTAGACGGCGCCCGGGTGGAGGTTGGCTCATGA
- a CDS encoding TolC family protein: protein MQQVFSKICLSLCMGIFLLCSSALNSFGQFPSSTPLTLTEAIQNAVAKNPKISAAGFQVESSDAQITQARSGLLPQIYFSEGYNHTTNPMWAFGTKLNQEQITRQDFDPARLNDPDPINNFASTLSLNWSLYDSGQTRHGLKQAEIGKKMTTLMLERTRQQVIAQTVAAYVGVLLAQKNLAVIEQTLETARAHHKMVRARFENGFVVKSDLLRAQVHIADLEQQQLQAESQVQVARAYLNAAMGAPIESIFDLSSPLEAGQEVYSSLESWMEKALSLRPELKQMQNQEMIAQEEINKSKAAHLPSINLMGNYEFNTEDFSEWGDNYTVGAMVNLNIFSGRRLSARTVQARAALNEVGARQADLKLGILVQTRQAFLQAQSARKRIPVAAAAVTQAEETLRIVRNRYETGLLNIVALLDAELTLQHARTNQFKAAHDYKVAAVQLALVAGTIDENFQ from the coding sequence ATGCAACAGGTTTTTAGTAAGATTTGTCTGTCTCTTTGTATGGGAATTTTCCTTTTATGTTCGTCCGCACTGAATAGTTTCGGACAATTTCCAAGTTCAACTCCGCTGACGCTGACCGAAGCCATTCAAAACGCTGTTGCAAAAAACCCCAAAATCAGTGCCGCCGGTTTCCAGGTCGAGTCTTCAGATGCCCAAATCACCCAGGCCCGCTCCGGCCTGCTGCCGCAAATTTATTTCAGCGAAGGGTATAATCATACCACCAATCCCATGTGGGCCTTCGGCACCAAACTGAACCAGGAACAGATTACCCGGCAGGATTTTGACCCGGCCAGACTGAATGATCCCGACCCCATCAACAATTTCGCATCGACCCTGTCTCTGAACTGGTCGCTCTATGACAGCGGTCAGACCCGTCATGGTCTCAAGCAGGCCGAAATCGGCAAAAAGATGACGACCCTCATGCTGGAACGGACACGCCAGCAGGTCATCGCCCAGACGGTAGCTGCCTATGTTGGCGTACTCCTGGCGCAGAAAAACCTGGCTGTCATTGAACAGACCCTGGAGACCGCCCGGGCCCACCACAAGATGGTGCGGGCGCGCTTTGAAAATGGTTTCGTGGTCAAAAGCGATCTTTTGCGGGCACAGGTTCACATCGCCGATCTGGAGCAGCAGCAGCTCCAGGCCGAAAGCCAGGTGCAAGTAGCCCGGGCATATCTGAATGCCGCCATGGGGGCCCCCATAGAAAGTATTTTTGATCTAAGCAGTCCGCTTGAGGCCGGTCAAGAAGTCTACAGCTCTCTTGAAAGCTGGATGGAAAAGGCCTTATCGCTGCGACCGGAACTCAAACAGATGCAGAACCAGGAAATGATCGCCCAGGAAGAAATCAACAAGTCCAAGGCCGCTCATCTGCCATCAATAAACCTGATGGGAAATTATGAATTTAACACTGAAGATTTCAGTGAGTGGGGGGATAATTACACGGTCGGCGCGATGGTGAACCTGAATATCTTTTCCGGCCGGCGCCTGTCGGCCAGAACGGTTCAGGCCAGGGCTGCATTAAATGAAGTCGGCGCCCGGCAGGCGGATCTAAAGCTGGGGATTCTCGTCCAAACACGCCAGGCTTTTCTGCAGGCCCAGAGTGCCCGCAAGCGAATTCCGGTTGCAGCGGCCGCCGTCACCCAGGCCGAAGAAACTCTGCGCATCGTTCGCAACCGGTATGAAACCGGACTGTTGAACATCGTTGCGCTCCTGGATGCGGAACTGACGCTGCAGCATGCCCGCACCAATCAGTTTAAAGCCGCACATGATTATAAAGTGGCCGCCGTCCAGCTGGCGCTGGTAGCCGGAACCATTGATGAAAACTTTCAATAA
- a CDS encoding acetate--CoA ligase family protein, translating to MLKKSIRSILASSQKQGWVLEPEAKRLLSLAGLAVPNFKWASKLEGALKAAQRIGYPVVAKIVSPQVLHKSDVGGVVTYIDNDAALKKVFQRFSKLKGFAGILVEEMLAGIELIVGAKIDHQFGPVILLGIGGTEAELYGDTSLRMAPLQETDVAAMVKCLRAHQFLEGYRGSAPVNMPELTRFMMAFSDIVMKLENRIESIDLNPVMCLADRCVAADARIMLKQE from the coding sequence GTGCTGAAAAAAAGTATCCGCAGCATCCTCGCATCTTCCCAAAAACAGGGCTGGGTCCTGGAACCGGAAGCCAAGCGCCTGTTGTCCCTGGCAGGGCTTGCCGTCCCTAATTTCAAGTGGGCGTCTAAATTGGAAGGGGCCCTGAAGGCGGCCCAAAGGATCGGCTATCCGGTGGTGGCTAAAATCGTCTCGCCCCAGGTCTTGCACAAGTCCGACGTCGGCGGCGTGGTCACCTATATCGACAACGACGCCGCCCTGAAAAAAGTGTTTCAGCGATTCAGCAAATTAAAAGGGTTTGCAGGCATACTGGTTGAAGAAATGCTGGCCGGAATCGAATTGATTGTCGGCGCCAAAATCGACCATCAGTTCGGCCCGGTTATCCTGCTGGGAATCGGCGGCACCGAAGCCGAACTTTACGGGGATACCAGTTTGCGCATGGCCCCCCTGCAGGAAACCGATGTGGCGGCCATGGTCAAATGCCTCCGGGCCCACCAGTTTTTAGAGGGCTATCGCGGATCAGCCCCGGTCAATATGCCGGAACTCACCCGCTTCATGATGGCGTTTTCGGATATCGTGATGAAGCTTGAAAATAGGATCGAATCCATCGACCTGAACCCGGTCATGTGTCTGGCCGACCGCTGCGTGGCAGCCGACGCCAGGATCATGTTGAAGCAGGAGTAA
- a CDS encoding cation:proton antiporter, giving the protein MIATLLMIAGILYLALQLEDKLKIPSPLGLIALSFAAHYGFRQVPVLTGDAEHFAALVVFLLPILLISDSLEIKFADLKRHGLSLLYLAVVAVALSVVMALALSDWLFADYTLSVPAIIVLFAMVLATDPVSVVSIFSKFRLPHRLKILAEGESLFNDATALIVFVFVGLFALGGGEITAFYVAEVSMVVIFGSLAVGVVVGLVGLAVMKTTENRIAEMMVLILTGYGAFELAEYFYVLLNVLGAHSHLHLSGILACIFATITVHHVMTRAIAAENHQINRDEAELKLEARRQIASAGVIDKVLGRIKATIEERARHLRTKEDVQLLALVANTVLFVAMAEMIDLALLWKYRTEILVMFLGTTLIRAAMIGLFAWITNKTDRMTNVGFRWGGVLTFAGIKGGLSIVMLTMIPAAFEHLEMFKAVVIGIIMLSTFIYSGILLAIIHMNRDVFRAEKEDEAH; this is encoded by the coding sequence ATGATTGCAACCCTGCTGATGATTGCCGGCATTCTTTATCTGGCGCTGCAGCTTGAGGACAAACTTAAAATCCCTTCGCCGCTTGGCCTGATTGCACTCTCCTTTGCGGCGCATTATGGTTTCCGGCAGGTGCCGGTGCTGACGGGTGATGCCGAGCATTTTGCTGCCCTGGTGGTGTTTCTGCTGCCGATCCTGCTCATCTCCGATTCACTGGAGATCAAGTTCGCCGACCTGAAAAGGCATGGCCTGAGTCTGCTTTATCTGGCGGTGGTCGCGGTTGCTTTGTCGGTTGTGATGGCCTTGGCGTTATCCGACTGGCTTTTTGCCGACTACACGCTCTCTGTCCCTGCCATCATCGTGTTATTTGCCATGGTGCTGGCCACCGATCCGGTTTCCGTTGTCAGCATTTTCTCAAAATTCAGGCTGCCGCACCGGCTGAAAATCCTTGCCGAGGGCGAAAGCCTGTTCAATGACGCCACGGCCCTGATTGTATTTGTCTTTGTCGGACTGTTTGCTTTGGGCGGCGGCGAGATTACCGCCTTCTATGTTGCCGAGGTCAGCATGGTTGTGATCTTCGGCTCGCTCGCCGTGGGTGTGGTCGTCGGCCTTGTCGGCCTGGCTGTCATGAAAACAACGGAAAACCGCATTGCCGAGATGATGGTGCTGATCTTGACCGGTTACGGCGCTTTTGAGCTGGCGGAGTATTTCTATGTCCTGCTCAATGTGCTGGGCGCCCACTCGCATTTGCATCTTTCCGGTATCCTGGCCTGCATCTTTGCCACCATAACGGTTCATCATGTAATGACCCGGGCCATCGCTGCGGAGAACCATCAGATCAATCGGGATGAGGCTGAACTGAAGCTTGAGGCCCGGCGTCAGATTGCCTCTGCCGGCGTGATCGACAAGGTGCTGGGACGCATCAAGGCCACGATCGAGGAGCGGGCGCGTCACCTGCGCACCAAGGAAGATGTGCAGTTGCTGGCGCTGGTGGCCAACACGGTTCTGTTTGTGGCCATGGCCGAGATGATCGACCTGGCGCTGCTGTGGAAATACAGAACTGAAATTCTGGTGATGTTTCTCGGTACCACACTGATTCGCGCCGCCATGATAGGTCTGTTTGCCTGGATTACCAATAAGACCGACCGGATGACCAATGTCGGTTTCCGCTGGGGGGGCGTGCTGACCTTTGCCGGCATCAAAGGCGGGCTTTCCATTGTCATGCTGACCATGATTCCCGCCGCTTTCGAACACCTTGAGATGTTCAAGGCGGTGGTGATCGGTATCATCATGCTTTCCACCTTCATCTATTCGGGCATCTTGCTGGCCATCATCCATATGAACAGGGACGTTTTCCGGGCTGAAAAGGAAGATGAGGCGCACTGA
- a CDS encoding CoA-binding protein: MDFKPLFEPKTMAVVGVSLTNERHPANVIFNKIFLRYPVEVFPVNPRGGTLQGEKVYKRISEIPRGIDLAVIAVRADYVADILTDCIQSGVKGAVLISGGFAEIGRQDLQDRIVAIAREARFPFIGPNCLGIYSPSHVDTFFLPSERMVRPGPGNIALISQSGGVLVDQMVKFANEGVGLSLGVSIGNKALIRELDLLAYLAGDPKTEVIAFYVEGFKKYEGRKFVLAAKTCPKPVVVLKAGKSAAGSRAASSHTASLAGDYAVFSAALSQHGIVEAKNEFELLSFCEALGCYKTAIEGRVGIITGSGGHGVLAVDFCAAHGISAPKLSAAACRKFKQQLSPSIREIAALTNPIDLTGSAIDDDFVTAANILSSDPNIECIIILLLPYSPGITSDVGARLSQIHRKSGKPVVAYVPHLEKYRMLIEGFEFNRVPVSPSIEGAVLMVEAMRRCRPC, from the coding sequence TTGGACTTTAAACCCCTTTTCGAACCCAAAACCATGGCCGTGGTCGGGGTTTCGCTCACTAACGAACGGCACCCCGCCAACGTCATCTTTAACAAAATTTTCCTGCGCTACCCGGTGGAAGTCTTTCCGGTAAATCCCCGCGGCGGCACCCTTCAGGGCGAAAAAGTATATAAGCGAATTTCCGAAATACCCCGCGGGATCGACCTTGCCGTTATTGCGGTCCGGGCCGATTACGTTGCCGATATCCTGACCGATTGCATTCAAAGCGGCGTAAAGGGCGCTGTTTTGATTTCGGGAGGGTTTGCCGAAATCGGCCGGCAGGACCTGCAGGATCGGATTGTCGCCATTGCCCGCGAGGCCCGGTTCCCCTTTATCGGACCGAACTGCCTTGGGATCTATTCCCCCTCCCATGTCGACACCTTCTTTTTGCCGAGCGAACGCATGGTCCGTCCCGGTCCCGGAAATATCGCCTTGATCAGCCAGAGCGGCGGTGTTCTGGTGGACCAGATGGTCAAATTTGCCAATGAAGGCGTGGGGCTTTCGCTGGGGGTCAGCATCGGCAACAAGGCCCTGATCCGGGAACTGGACCTGCTGGCATATCTGGCCGGCGATCCAAAGACGGAAGTTATCGCCTTTTATGTGGAGGGGTTTAAAAAATATGAGGGCCGCAAGTTTGTCCTGGCCGCCAAAACGTGCCCCAAGCCGGTGGTGGTCCTCAAGGCCGGAAAAAGCGCCGCGGGAAGCAGAGCGGCCTCCAGCCATACGGCCTCCCTGGCAGGTGATTATGCCGTCTTTTCAGCCGCCCTCAGCCAGCATGGCATAGTGGAGGCCAAAAACGAGTTTGAGCTGCTCTCTTTTTGCGAAGCCCTGGGCTGCTATAAAACCGCCATCGAAGGCCGGGTGGGCATCATCACCGGAAGCGGCGGTCATGGCGTCCTTGCCGTTGATTTCTGCGCCGCCCACGGCATCTCGGCCCCTAAACTTTCAGCAGCCGCCTGCCGTAAATTTAAACAGCAGCTGTCCCCGAGCATCCGGGAGATTGCCGCCCTCACCAACCCCATCGATCTGACCGGCAGCGCCATTGATGATGATTTTGTCACGGCCGCCAACATCCTGAGCAGCGACCCCAACATCGAATGTATCATCATTCTGCTCTTGCCGTATTCGCCGGGCATTACTTCCGACGTGGGCGCACGACTCAGCCAGATCCACCGCAAATCCGGCAAACCGGTGGTGGCCTACGTTCCGCATCTTGAAAAATACCGGATGCTCATTGAAGGTTTTGAATTCAACCGCGTCCCGGTATCCCCGTCCATTGAAGGGGCCGTCTTGATGGTGGAAGCCATGAGGAGGTGTCGGCCGTGCTGA
- a CDS encoding efflux RND transporter permease subunit: protein MTGKFGPAGKIANFFINSKLTPLIIIASILLGIAAVIALPREEEPQIIVPMIDIFVQMPGAGAKEVEQRVTKPMEKLLWEIPGVEYVYSTSSPGMSMVIVRFYVGQNEEESCVRLQSKLMANMDRIPPTVTPPLIKPRFIDDVPILALTFWGENLDHYTLRRVAAEVEDIVKREPNVSITTLIGGKQRQVNVRLDPVRLAAFDLDAERVANMLSAANQEADAGSFPSPGGQILVHTGGFLKDAADVGRVVLSVHQGHPVYLRDVAVIADGPQEPDQYVFFGTGPAAGEKKIDAKVSTRGVFPAVTLTVAKRKGTNAISVAHKVLARLEDARGTVVPDNIEVTVTRHYGETAKEKSDELLLHMMIAIVSVTILIWFTLGHRESGVVALAIPVTLALTLAVFYLYGYTLNRITLFALIFSIGILVDDAIVVVENVVRHFHLEENRGRSKIQITIEAVDEVGNPTILATLTVIAAILPMAFVGGLMGPYMRPIPVGASAAMVFSLIVAFIVTPWASLRLIRHEQKDAPAGGQSHHTEDWATRLYRRVMEPLIHRPFWRWSFLLAVVAMLLAACALVAIGRVQVKMLPFDNKSEFQVILDMPESATLERTSAAALEMGEYLKTVNEVVDYEVYVGTSGPFNFNGLVRHYYLRQGPSMADIQVNLAGKGRRKDQSHDIAKRVRPALKNIADRYGARVKVAEVPPGPPVLSTLVAEIYGPDYNRQRELAREVMDVFEQTPGVVDMDWYMEEEQTRFLLEADTEKAALNGISVARITSALSLNLSGRQVGLLHQPLEKEDVPIILRPTLASRAGIERLKGIKIPTPQGGMVPLSELVTVQQTEIDRSIYHKNLMPVVYVTGDVAGEKESPVYAILEMYKKIDALSLPEGYRIIQHTANVPDSDRKFSMKWDGEWHITYEVFRDLGIAFAVVLVLIFVLVVGWFQSFSTPLVIMVAIPFSLIGILPAHWLMGAFFTATSMIGFIAGAGIVVRNSIILVDFIELRIAQGMPLDQAVIDAGAVRFRPMMLTAAAVVVGASVILFDPIFQGLAISLMAGEVASLLFSRMTVPILYFLDKRWETTHLHHTPVEGSEH from the coding sequence ATGACGGGAAAATTCGGGCCGGCCGGCAAAATCGCAAACTTCTTCATCAATTCAAAACTGACGCCCTTGATAATTATCGCCTCCATTTTACTGGGAATTGCGGCCGTCATCGCCCTTCCCCGGGAAGAAGAGCCCCAGATCATCGTTCCCATGATCGACATTTTTGTGCAGATGCCCGGCGCCGGCGCAAAAGAGGTCGAGCAGCGGGTCACCAAGCCCATGGAAAAACTGCTGTGGGAAATACCCGGGGTGGAATATGTTTATTCCACGTCCAGCCCGGGGATGTCCATGGTGATTGTCCGTTTCTATGTGGGCCAGAATGAGGAAGAATCGTGTGTACGGCTGCAGTCCAAACTCATGGCCAACATGGACCGGATTCCGCCCACTGTAACCCCGCCCTTGATCAAACCCCGCTTCATTGACGATGTACCGATCCTGGCGCTGACCTTCTGGGGCGAAAACCTGGACCATTATACCCTGCGGCGGGTGGCGGCCGAGGTTGAAGACATCGTAAAGCGGGAGCCGAACGTTTCCATCACCACGCTTATCGGCGGCAAACAGCGCCAGGTCAATGTGCGCCTGGACCCGGTCCGCCTGGCAGCGTTCGATCTGGACGCCGAACGCGTCGCCAATATGCTCTCTGCCGCCAACCAGGAGGCCGATGCCGGCAGCTTTCCGTCACCCGGCGGGCAGATCCTGGTCCATACCGGCGGATTTCTTAAAGATGCCGCCGACGTCGGCCGGGTGGTCTTAAGCGTCCACCAGGGCCATCCGGTTTACCTGAGGGACGTTGCCGTAATTGCCGACGGCCCCCAGGAGCCCGATCAGTATGTATTTTTCGGGACCGGTCCGGCGGCAGGCGAGAAAAAAATTGACGCGAAAGTTTCAACCCGGGGCGTATTTCCGGCCGTAACCCTTACGGTCGCCAAACGCAAAGGCACCAACGCCATCTCGGTCGCCCACAAGGTTCTGGCGCGCCTGGAGGATGCCCGCGGCACGGTCGTACCCGACAATATCGAGGTCACCGTAACCCGTCATTATGGGGAAACCGCCAAGGAAAAATCGGATGAACTGCTGCTGCACATGATGATTGCCATTGTTTCGGTGACCATTCTGATATGGTTTACCCTCGGCCATCGCGAATCCGGCGTCGTTGCCCTTGCCATTCCGGTAACCCTGGCCCTGACATTGGCGGTATTTTATCTTTACGGCTACACCCTGAATCGCATTACCCTCTTTGCCCTGATATTTTCCATCGGCATCCTGGTGGATGACGCCATCGTGGTGGTGGAAAACGTGGTCCGCCATTTTCACCTGGAAGAAAACCGGGGCCGGTCCAAGATCCAGATTACCATTGAAGCGGTCGACGAAGTGGGCAACCCGACCATCCTGGCAACGCTGACCGTTATTGCCGCTATTTTGCCCATGGCCTTTGTGGGCGGCCTGATGGGGCCTTACATGCGCCCGATCCCGGTGGGGGCATCGGCGGCCATGGTGTTTTCACTGATCGTCGCCTTTATCGTGACCCCCTGGGCATCTCTGCGGCTGATTCGCCATGAACAAAAAGATGCGCCTGCCGGCGGCCAGAGCCATCACACCGAAGACTGGGCCACCCGGTTATATCGCCGCGTCATGGAGCCCTTGATCCACCGTCCGTTCTGGCGCTGGTCGTTTTTACTGGCCGTGGTCGCCATGCTTTTAGCAGCCTGCGCGCTGGTCGCCATCGGCCGGGTGCAGGTCAAAATGCTACCCTTTGACAACAAAAGCGAGTTCCAGGTCATTCTGGACATGCCCGAATCCGCCACTCTGGAAAGAACGTCCGCTGCCGCCCTGGAAATGGGCGAATATTTAAAGACCGTTAATGAAGTGGTGGACTATGAAGTCTATGTGGGCACGTCCGGCCCCTTTAACTTCAACGGTCTGGTGCGCCATTATTACCTGCGCCAGGGTCCCTCTATGGCCGATATCCAGGTGAACCTCGCGGGAAAAGGCCGGCGCAAAGACCAGAGCCATGACATTGCCAAACGGGTCCGGCCGGCCCTGAAAAATATCGCCGACCGTTACGGCGCCCGCGTCAAGGTGGCTGAAGTGCCCCCCGGCCCGCCGGTCCTGTCCACCCTGGTGGCGGAAATTTACGGCCCGGACTACAACCGCCAGCGCGAACTGGCCCGCGAGGTGATGGACGTCTTTGAGCAGACCCCCGGCGTGGTGGATATGGACTGGTACATGGAAGAAGAACAGACCCGTTTTCTGCTGGAGGCAGACACTGAGAAAGCAGCCTTAAACGGCATCAGTGTCGCCCGGATTACGTCGGCCCTGTCATTAAATCTGAGCGGCCGGCAGGTGGGGCTGCTGCACCAGCCTCTTGAAAAAGAAGACGTCCCCATCATCCTGCGCCCGACCCTGGCGTCCCGGGCCGGGATCGAACGCCTGAAGGGAATCAAAATCCCGACCCCCCAAGGGGGCATGGTGCCGCTGTCGGAGCTGGTAACGGTTCAGCAGACGGAAATCGATCGCAGCATCTACCATAAGAACCTGATGCCGGTGGTTTACGTCACCGGCGATGTGGCCGGCGAAAAGGAAAGCCCGGTCTACGCCATCCTGGAAATGTACAAAAAAATTGACGCCCTTTCGCTCCCGGAAGGCTACCGCATCATACAGCACACCGCCAATGTGCCGGATAGCGACCGGAAATTCAGCATGAAATGGGACGGCGAATGGCATATCACCTATGAAGTCTTCCGGGACCTGGGCATTGCCTTCGCTGTGGTGCTGGTATTGATCTTTGTTCTGGTGGTGGGCTGGTTTCAGTCCTTTTCCACCCCCCTTGTCATCATGGTTGCCATTCCGTTTTCGCTCATCGGCATCCTGCCGGCCCACTGGCTGATGGGGGCATTTTTTACAGCCACCTCCATGATCGGGTTTATCGCCGGGGCCGGCATCGTGGTGCGAAACTCCATTATTCTGGTGGATTTCATCGAACTGCGCATTGCTCAGGGCATGCCCCTGGACCAGGCGGTGATCGACGCGGGGGCCGTGCGTTTTCGCCCCATGATGCTGACGGCTGCAGCCGTGGTGGTGGGCGCCTCGGTAATCCTATTTGACCCCATTTTTCAGGGTTTGGCCATATCGCTCATGGCCGGGGAGGTTGCGTCGCTTCTTTTTTCGCGTATGACGGTACCAATCCTTTATTTCCTCGACAAACGCTGGGAAACGACCCACCTGCATCATACGCCGGTGGAAGGATCAGAACATTAA
- a CDS encoding isoamylase early set domain-containing protein, with protein MTSSQRKVVNDSKSKRRRVDFSLDSPDADSVFLAGDFNAWDRRAHPMKKSENGVWQKAMMLFPGRYEYRFLVDDQWVNDLQNPETCPNCFGTLNNVITVSA; from the coding sequence ATAACCAGCTCACAAAGGAAGGTCGTCAATGACTCAAAATCAAAACGTAGAAGGGTCGATTTTTCTCTGGATTCCCCTGATGCGGACAGTGTGTTCCTGGCAGGCGATTTTAACGCGTGGGATCGCCGGGCGCATCCCATGAAAAAAAGTGAAAATGGCGTCTGGCAAAAAGCAATGATGCTGTTTCCCGGCAGATACGAATACAGATTCCTGGTTGACGACCAGTGGGTGAATGATCTGCAAAATCCGGAGACCTGCCCGAACTGCTTTGGCACCCTGAATAATGTCATAACCGTGTCAGCGTAG